In Citrus sinensis cultivar Valencia sweet orange chromosome 2, DVS_A1.0, whole genome shotgun sequence, a single genomic region encodes these proteins:
- the LOC102628390 gene encoding protein FAR1-RELATED SEQUENCE 7-like isoform X1 → MDSCEADMSSQLPEEDGKNELQMSLRMDVDEGQGRENSKDSSVGKSSESTNTECNCQSPSASSINKSLMEIHGEEYQTLGISSAYKCETEVVDGEGESHTSEVSSSDVFGGGVVVKDEEVTYVIPTVGMEFETEDHAYKCYSRYAVLEGFSIRKDFVNKSRINGVVVSRRYTCYRQGYRPTKHSANLRKPRQETRTGCLAHMTIARQPNGMFQVTHFETKHNHEFVTQSTAYMLPSQKRLSFAQAVEADLSNSSRMDGIPKLGMGFDSEDHAYEYYNAYAGRLGFSVRKDYVNRSKIDGAVASRRFTCFREGFRQKDKRDLNVKRSQKETRIGCLAQLVVSRQADGKYRVTHFEEKHNHELVAACRVPMLRSQKRLAGSQVVEGNVQDVSENQPKSTSELSQNLAGNELGYNPIDYKSKLSSKRTREMKEGEVERIQQYFKSKQLKNPSFIYTMQLDAEDQITNIFWADAKMLVDYSDFGDVVFFDTTYKLIKDGRPFCPFVGMNHHKQMVIFGASLLYDDSAESFKWLFRTFIEVMSGKKPKTILTDQDAVLVEAIDLALPEMDHRICVWHVYQKVLKQFNHLFVGSDSFVNDLFSCIFDHEEEEDFIKAWKVMLDAYGLWENEWLNEIFKDREEWAIAYRKNIFCADIRTVHLREYFTCNLRKHLRSDSDVISFFKHLGKMVNDWHYKELEANYNMSQHMPRLIGDVILLKHARGIYTPNIFELFQQEYEASLNIVVNQCTENGSLFEYKVSIYGQLREYAVTYNLFDETVMCNCMKYEFMGVLCSHALKVLDYRNIKLLPSHCILKRWTRDARV, encoded by the coding sequence ATGGATAGTTGTGAAGCTGACATGTCAAGTCAATTACCTGAAGAGGATGGTAAAAATGAACTTCAAATGTCACTGAGGATGGACGTGGATGAGGGACAGGGACGTGAAAACTCTAAAGATTCCTCTGTTGGAAAAAGCAGTGAAAGTACTAATACTGAGTGCAATTGTCAGAGCCCAAGTGCTTCTTCTATTAACAAAAGCCTGATGGAAATTCATGGAGAGGAGTATCAAACTCTTGGAATTTCCTCTGCTTACAAGTGTGAGACGGAGGTTGTCGATGGGGAGGGGGAGTCTCACACTTCTGAAGTTTCCTCTTCTGATGTATTTGGGGGTGGGGTTGTTGTAAAAGATGAGGAAGTGACATACGTGATACCAACTGTTGGCATGGAGTTTGAAACGGAAGATCATGCATATAAGTGCTATAGCAGATATGCTGTGTTGGAAGGATTCAGCATTAGGAAAGATTTTGTGAATAAAAGTCGGATAAATGGCGTAGTAGTGTCCAGGAGATACACTTGTTACAGGCAAGGGTATCGGCCTACCAAACATAGTGCAAATTTGAGGAAACCCCGGCAGGAGACAAGAACTGGTTGCTTGGCACATATGACTATTGCACGCCAACCTAATGGAATGTTCCAGGTCACCCATTTTGAAACAAAGCACAATCATGAGTTTGTAACCCAAAGTACAGCTTACATGTTGCCATCACAGAAGAGATTATCCTTTGCTCAAGCAGTTGAAGCTGACTTATCCAATAGTTCTAGGATGGATGGCATTCCAAAACTTGGAATGGGTTTTGATTCAGAAGATCATGCATATGAGTATTATAATGCATATGCTGGACGGCTTGGTTTCAGTGTTCGAAAAGATTATGTAAATAGGAGTAAGATAGATGGTGCTGTGGCATCTAGGAGATTCACTTGTTTTAGAGAAGGTTTTCGGCAGAAAGACAAGCGGGATTTGAATGTGAAGAGATCTCAAAAGGAAACAAGAATTGGTTGTTTAGCTCAGCTGGTAGTCTCTCGTCAAGCTGATGGTAAATACCGTGTCACTCATTTTGAAGAAAAGCACAATCATGAGCTTGTAGCTGCTTGTCGAGTGCCCATGTTGAGATCACAAAAGAGATTAGCTGGGTCTCAAGTTGTTGAAGGCAATGTGCAAGATGTTTCTGAGAATCAGCCAAAATCAACCTCAGAGTTATCTCAGAACTTAGCTGGAAATGAGCTGGGATATAATCCTATTGattataaaagtaaacttTCTTCCAAACGTACAAGAGAAATGAAAGAGGGAGAAGTAGAAAGGATACAGCAATACTTTAAAAGtaagcaattaaaaaatccaTCTTTCATCTATACCATGCAACTTGATGCTGAAGATcaaataactaatatattttggGCAGATGCAAAAATGTTGGTGGACTATAGTGACTTTGGTGATGTAGTTTTCTTTGACACGACCTACAAACTAATCAAAGATGGTCGACCATTTTGCCCTTTTGTTGGGATGAACCATCATAAGCAAATGGTGATCTTTGGTGCTTCACTTCTCTATGATGACTCTGCTGAATCTTTTAAGTGGTTGTTTCGAACTTTCATTGAGGTAATGTCTGGGAAGAAGCCAAAGACAATCCTCACTGATCAAGATGCAGTACTGGTTGAAGCAATCGATTTGGCATTGCCGGAAATGGATCACCGAATATGTGTTTGGCACGTATACCAAAAAGTACTCAAACAGTTCAACCACCTGTTTGTGGGCTCAGATTCTTTtgtaaatgatttatttagttGCATCTTTGACCATGAAGAGGAAGAGGACTTCATCAAAGCATGGAAGGTTATGCTGGATGCATATGGCCTTTGGGAAAATGAGTGGTTGAACGAGATATTTAAAGATAGAGAGGAGTGGGCCATAGCATACAGaaagaatatattttgtgCTGACATCAGAACTGTTCATCTTCGTGAATATTTTACTTGTAATTTGCGGAAGCATCTAAGGTCTGACTCTGATGTGATATCCTTTTTCAAGCATCTTGGGAAAATGGTGAATGATTGGCACTACAAAGAATTAGAAGCTAATTACAATATGAGCCAACACATGCCCAGACTAATTGGGGATGTGATTCTTTTGAAGCATGCAAGGGGTATATACACACCAAACATATTTGAATTGTTTCAACAAGAATACGAAGCATCTCTGAATATTGTAGTTAACCAATGTACTGAGAATGGATCACTGTTTGAGTATAAAGTGAGCATATATGGGCAACTAAGAGAGTATGCGGTAACTTATAATTTGTTTGATGAGACAGTTATGTGCAACTGTATGAAATATGAGTTCATGGGAGTTTTGTGCAGTCATGCGCTGAAAGTGCTTGACTATAGGAATATCAAGCTGCTCCCCAGCCACTGCATCTTGAAGAGGTGGACAAGAGACGCAAGGGTTTGA
- the LOC102628390 gene encoding protein FAR1-RELATED SEQUENCE 7-like isoform X2 — protein MDSCEADMSSQLPEEDGKNELQMSLRMDVDEGQGRENSKDSSVGKSSESTNTECNCQSPSASSINKSLMEIHGEEYQTLGISSAYKCETEVVDGEGESHTSEVSSSDVFGGGVVVKDEEVTYVIPTVGMEFETEDHAYKCYSRYAVLEGFSIRKDFVNKSRINGVVVSRRYTCYRQGYRPTKHSANLRKPRQETRTGCLAHMTIARQPNGMFQVTHFETKHNHEFVTQSTAYMLPSQKRLSFAQAVEADLSNSSRMDGIPKLGMGFDSEDHAYEYYNAYAGRLGFSVRKDYVNRSKIDGAVASRRFTCFREGFRQKDKRDLNVKRSQKETRIGCLAQLVVSRQADGKYRVTHFEEKHNHELVAACRVPMLRSQKRLAGSQVVEGNVQDVSENQPKSTSELSQNLAGNELGYNPIDYKSKLSSKRTREMKEGEVERIQQYFKNAKMLVDYSDFGDVVFFDTTYKLIKDGRPFCPFVGMNHHKQMVIFGASLLYDDSAESFKWLFRTFIEVMSGKKPKTILTDQDAVLVEAIDLALPEMDHRICVWHVYQKVLKQFNHLFVGSDSFVNDLFSCIFDHEEEEDFIKAWKVMLDAYGLWENEWLNEIFKDREEWAIAYRKNIFCADIRTVHLREYFTCNLRKHLRSDSDVISFFKHLGKMVNDWHYKELEANYNMSQHMPRLIGDVILLKHARGIYTPNIFELFQQEYEASLNIVVNQCTENGSLFEYKVSIYGQLREYAVTYNLFDETVMCNCMKYEFMGVLCSHALKVLDYRNIKLLPSHCILKRWTRDARV, from the exons ATGGATAGTTGTGAAGCTGACATGTCAAGTCAATTACCTGAAGAGGATGGTAAAAATGAACTTCAAATGTCACTGAGGATGGACGTGGATGAGGGACAGGGACGTGAAAACTCTAAAGATTCCTCTGTTGGAAAAAGCAGTGAAAGTACTAATACTGAGTGCAATTGTCAGAGCCCAAGTGCTTCTTCTATTAACAAAAGCCTGATGGAAATTCATGGAGAGGAGTATCAAACTCTTGGAATTTCCTCTGCTTACAAGTGTGAGACGGAGGTTGTCGATGGGGAGGGGGAGTCTCACACTTCTGAAGTTTCCTCTTCTGATGTATTTGGGGGTGGGGTTGTTGTAAAAGATGAGGAAGTGACATACGTGATACCAACTGTTGGCATGGAGTTTGAAACGGAAGATCATGCATATAAGTGCTATAGCAGATATGCTGTGTTGGAAGGATTCAGCATTAGGAAAGATTTTGTGAATAAAAGTCGGATAAATGGCGTAGTAGTGTCCAGGAGATACACTTGTTACAGGCAAGGGTATCGGCCTACCAAACATAGTGCAAATTTGAGGAAACCCCGGCAGGAGACAAGAACTGGTTGCTTGGCACATATGACTATTGCACGCCAACCTAATGGAATGTTCCAGGTCACCCATTTTGAAACAAAGCACAATCATGAGTTTGTAACCCAAAGTACAGCTTACATGTTGCCATCACAGAAGAGATTATCCTTTGCTCAAGCAGTTGAAGCTGACTTATCCAATAGTTCTAGGATGGATGGCATTCCAAAACTTGGAATGGGTTTTGATTCAGAAGATCATGCATATGAGTATTATAATGCATATGCTGGACGGCTTGGTTTCAGTGTTCGAAAAGATTATGTAAATAGGAGTAAGATAGATGGTGCTGTGGCATCTAGGAGATTCACTTGTTTTAGAGAAGGTTTTCGGCAGAAAGACAAGCGGGATTTGAATGTGAAGAGATCTCAAAAGGAAACAAGAATTGGTTGTTTAGCTCAGCTGGTAGTCTCTCGTCAAGCTGATGGTAAATACCGTGTCACTCATTTTGAAGAAAAGCACAATCATGAGCTTGTAGCTGCTTGTCGAGTGCCCATGTTGAGATCACAAAAGAGATTAGCTGGGTCTCAAGTTGTTGAAGGCAATGTGCAAGATGTTTCTGAGAATCAGCCAAAATCAACCTCAGAGTTATCTCAGAACTTAGCTGGAAATGAGCTGGGATATAATCCTATTGattataaaagtaaacttTCTTCCAAACGTACAAGAGAAATGAAAGAGGGAGAAGTAGAAAGGATACAGCAATACTTTAAAA ATGCAAAAATGTTGGTGGACTATAGTGACTTTGGTGATGTAGTTTTCTTTGACACGACCTACAAACTAATCAAAGATGGTCGACCATTTTGCCCTTTTGTTGGGATGAACCATCATAAGCAAATGGTGATCTTTGGTGCTTCACTTCTCTATGATGACTCTGCTGAATCTTTTAAGTGGTTGTTTCGAACTTTCATTGAGGTAATGTCTGGGAAGAAGCCAAAGACAATCCTCACTGATCAAGATGCAGTACTGGTTGAAGCAATCGATTTGGCATTGCCGGAAATGGATCACCGAATATGTGTTTGGCACGTATACCAAAAAGTACTCAAACAGTTCAACCACCTGTTTGTGGGCTCAGATTCTTTtgtaaatgatttatttagttGCATCTTTGACCATGAAGAGGAAGAGGACTTCATCAAAGCATGGAAGGTTATGCTGGATGCATATGGCCTTTGGGAAAATGAGTGGTTGAACGAGATATTTAAAGATAGAGAGGAGTGGGCCATAGCATACAGaaagaatatattttgtgCTGACATCAGAACTGTTCATCTTCGTGAATATTTTACTTGTAATTTGCGGAAGCATCTAAGGTCTGACTCTGATGTGATATCCTTTTTCAAGCATCTTGGGAAAATGGTGAATGATTGGCACTACAAAGAATTAGAAGCTAATTACAATATGAGCCAACACATGCCCAGACTAATTGGGGATGTGATTCTTTTGAAGCATGCAAGGGGTATATACACACCAAACATATTTGAATTGTTTCAACAAGAATACGAAGCATCTCTGAATATTGTAGTTAACCAATGTACTGAGAATGGATCACTGTTTGAGTATAAAGTGAGCATATATGGGCAACTAAGAGAGTATGCGGTAACTTATAATTTGTTTGATGAGACAGTTATGTGCAACTGTATGAAATATGAGTTCATGGGAGTTTTGTGCAGTCATGCGCTGAAAGTGCTTGACTATAGGAATATCAAGCTGCTCCCCAGCCACTGCATCTTGAAGAGGTGGACAAGAGACGCAAGGGTTTGA